One Succinivibrio dextrinosolvens DNA window includes the following coding sequences:
- a CDS encoding BspA family leucine-rich repeat surface protein, which produces MSYADEHRIIVRSKEELLQIIDSRIRSFGPECSLNDLDVSNITDMSRLFLNSDFNGDISKWDVFNVEDMSYMFKGSKFSKDISSWNIVRAWKTIETAFKDTPFEDNPFLLFDFFKMDRWHEDILKKGGKIKVRTNSELRLLVRQLIREYGNSANLNVLDVRELTDFSYALSNLKFNGKIFAWSFPNTATCFKGMFMNSDFNSDISKWNVFHVHSMRKMFKGSTFNGDISNWDVINCRDMSAMFKASKFTGDISKWKTTNVTDMSYMFCKSEFNGDISQWNLISVKSLEGTFKKSVFNQDISKWKLGCCRNFAYCFYKSEFTGDISNWLVSSAENMEYMFSKSVFNGDISRWNVSNVGKMSGMFSGSKFNQDISKWDVSNVYEMSWIFEDSEFNQDISDWDVSHVDESFSMFDNCPFDGDLSRWQLGEHCWIDEHLWYLMHKDLKK; this is translated from the coding sequence ATGAGCTATGCAGATGAACACAGGATCATTGTGCGATCTAAAGAAGAGCTTTTGCAGATTATAGACAGCAGGATCAGATCGTTTGGACCTGAATGCTCCTTAAACGATCTTGATGTTTCCAACATAACCGATATGAGCAGGCTCTTTCTGAACTCAGATTTTAATGGCGATATTTCAAAGTGGGATGTATTCAATGTTGAGGATATGTCCTATATGTTCAAAGGCTCAAAGTTTTCAAAAGACATCTCCTCCTGGAACATAGTAAGAGCCTGGAAGACCATTGAGACCGCCTTTAAGGATACTCCTTTTGAGGACAATCCATTTTTGCTTTTTGATTTTTTTAAAATGGACCGCTGGCATGAGGACATACTGAAAAAGGGAGGAAAGATAAAGGTTAGAACCAACAGTGAGCTCCGCCTCTTAGTCAGGCAGCTTATAAGAGAATACGGCAACAGCGCCAATCTGAATGTGCTTGATGTCAGAGAGCTTACCGATTTTTCCTATGCCCTGTCCAATCTGAAGTTTAACGGCAAGATCTTCGCCTGGAGTTTTCCTAATACAGCAACCTGCTTTAAGGGCATGTTCATGAACTCAGACTTTAATTCTGATATTTCAAAGTGGAATGTCTTTCATGTACATAGTATGAGGAAGATGTTTAAAGGCAGTACCTTTAATGGTGATATCTCAAACTGGGATGTAATTAACTGCAGAGATATGTCAGCAATGTTCAAGGCCTCCAAATTTACTGGTGACATCAGCAAATGGAAAACAACTAATGTTACCGATATGAGCTATATGTTCTGCAAATCAGAGTTCAACGGTGATATTTCACAGTGGAACCTGATATCGGTTAAATCGCTTGAAGGAACCTTTAAGAAATCAGTATTCAATCAGGATATCAGTAAATGGAAGCTAGGCTGCTGCAGGAACTTTGCCTACTGTTTTTACAAATCTGAATTTACCGGAGATATTTCAAACTGGCTTGTCAGCTCCGCTGAGAACATGGAGTACATGTTCAGTAAGTCAGTCTTCAATGGAGATATAAGCCGCTGGAATGTATCTAATGTAGGAAAGATGAGCGGCATGTTCAGTGGTTCAAAGTTTAATCAGGATATTTCAAAGTGGGATGTTTCCAATGTTTATGAAATGAGCTGGATTTTTGAGGATTCTGAGTTTAATCAGGATATCAGTGACTGGGATGTTTCGCATGTCGATGAAAGCTTTTCTATGTTTGACAACTGTCCTTTTGATGGTGATTTAAGCCGCTGGCAATTAGGAGAGCATTGCTGGATTGATGAACATCTGTGGTACCTGATGCATAAGGATCTGAAAAAATGA
- a CDS encoding ATP-binding protein → MYREILTDLINWKNKDRRKPLLLSGVRQCGKTYIIEKFAQDNFKNYVYINFEKSERIAEIFDFDLDVKRIITEIGRQYKTDIIPGKTLLFFDEIQECPKAITSLKYFCEDLRELHVVCAGSLLGVALRQQNISFPVGKVNRLQLYPMNFKEFVIANDRSDLIETLKNWTTDREIPKLYSEPLTKLLKEYYIVGGMPDVVKAWIKNHDYEEVEEIQNEILSDYADDFAKNAPISEFPKIRWVWDSVPVQLAKENNKFVFSHVKEGKRAADLEDALQWLNDAGLIKKTELVVTPELPLSGFTDKTYFKVYFSDIGLLRAKSKVSPETIINETELYRRYKVAFTENYVLTELISRGKEPYFWRSGNTAEVDFLYEQKGNIIPVEVKAADNNQAKSYKQYCKKYTPAKGIKLSQKNIGENLCESTPTFSIPLYLAWNIDAY, encoded by the coding sequence ATGTACAGGGAAATTTTGACGGACCTTATCAACTGGAAAAACAAAGATAGAAGAAAACCTTTGCTTCTGTCAGGAGTGAGACAGTGTGGTAAAACCTATATAATAGAAAAATTTGCTCAGGATAATTTTAAGAATTATGTGTACATTAACTTTGAAAAATCGGAAAGGATTGCCGAAATTTTCGACTTTGATCTTGATGTAAAGAGAATTATTACTGAGATAGGAAGACAGTATAAAACAGACATTATTCCAGGGAAAACCCTTCTGTTTTTCGACGAGATACAGGAATGCCCAAAAGCAATAACATCTTTAAAGTATTTCTGTGAAGATCTACGCGAACTTCATGTTGTATGCGCAGGTTCGCTTTTGGGGGTTGCCTTAAGACAGCAAAATATTTCCTTCCCTGTTGGCAAAGTAAACAGATTACAGTTATATCCCATGAATTTTAAGGAATTCGTAATTGCAAATGATCGAAGTGATCTTATTGAAACTCTGAAAAATTGGACAACAGATCGAGAAATACCAAAACTGTATTCAGAACCTCTCACAAAACTCCTTAAAGAATATTACATAGTTGGGGGTATGCCGGATGTAGTAAAAGCATGGATTAAAAACCATGATTATGAGGAAGTTGAAGAAATCCAGAACGAAATACTTAGTGATTACGCAGATGATTTCGCAAAAAATGCCCCCATTTCTGAATTTCCGAAAATACGCTGGGTATGGGACTCAGTGCCAGTTCAGTTAGCAAAAGAAAATAACAAGTTTGTATTCTCACATGTTAAGGAAGGAAAAAGAGCAGCAGATCTTGAAGATGCGCTGCAGTGGCTAAATGATGCAGGACTCATAAAAAAAACAGAACTTGTTGTAACTCCTGAACTACCATTATCTGGATTTACAGATAAAACATATTTTAAAGTTTATTTTTCAGACATTGGCTTATTACGTGCTAAATCTAAAGTTTCTCCTGAAACAATAATCAACGAAACAGAGCTGTACAGGAGATACAAGGTGGCCTTTACTGAGAATTATGTTTTAACCGAACTTATTTCCAGAGGAAAGGAGCCATATTTCTGGCGTTCAGGCAACACCGCAGAAGTGGATTTTCTTTATGAGCAAAAAGGTAATATCATCCCTGTCGAAGTTAAGGCTGCAGATAATAATCAAGCAAAAAGTTATAAACAGTACTGCAAAAAATATACACCTGCAAAGGGAATAAAACTATCACAGAAAAACATAGGAGAGAATCTGTGTGAAAGTACGCCTACATTCAGTATTCCTCTTTATCTTGCATGGAATATTGATGCATACTAG
- a CDS encoding MFS transporter, which produces MDIKGLIALAFGTLGLGITEYVAMGLLPYLSADFSVTIAQAGHAISAYALGVAIGAFMIIFMRKLRLKSILLILILIHLFGNALTCVVDNFNYLLISRFIAGLPHGCFFGVGSIIAQRLVKAGKGTSAVAIMTAGMTVANVFGVPLGTALANSLSWRVIFIIVAVWALFVLLSAVLWIRDVGGIEDRGFKNQFTFMKTKSPWLVLGATMFGNAGIFCMMSYVSPLLTDLGSVSLEYVPAVMVCMGIFMVAFNLISGKLCDHFTPGIVASYCQLCAVVLLLIIALLGQYNALIITLICLNAGLLFAISSPEQVAILHTAPAGLLVAASCVQAAFNLGNAIGAYAGGIPFTFDLSIRLVTVIGAALALIGFVSLFVYARKYEKTAMKEYFEMTGMSSK; this is translated from the coding sequence ATGGATATCAAAGGACTTATAGCTCTGGCTTTTGGTACATTAGGTTTGGGCATTACTGAATATGTTGCCATGGGACTGCTGCCTTATCTTTCAGCAGATTTCTCGGTCACAATAGCTCAGGCCGGTCACGCAATTTCAGCATATGCACTTGGCGTTGCCATCGGAGCTTTCATGATTATCTTCATGAGAAAGCTCAGATTAAAAAGTATTCTTCTGATCCTGATTCTGATCCATCTGTTTGGCAATGCCTTAACCTGTGTGGTGGATAATTTTAATTATCTTCTGATTTCCCGTTTTATTGCAGGCTTGCCTCATGGCTGTTTTTTCGGTGTGGGCTCTATCATTGCTCAGCGCCTGGTAAAGGCAGGGAAGGGGACAAGTGCCGTTGCAATCATGACGGCAGGTATGACTGTTGCCAATGTCTTTGGCGTACCATTAGGTACCGCTCTTGCCAATTCCTTATCCTGGAGAGTCATTTTCATTATTGTTGCAGTATGGGCTCTTTTCGTTCTGCTCAGTGCGGTGCTGTGGATTCGTGATGTTGGCGGTATTGAAGATCGCGGCTTTAAGAATCAGTTTACCTTCATGAAGACTAAATCTCCTTGGCTGGTACTCGGTGCCACAATGTTTGGTAACGCTGGAATTTTCTGCATGATGAGTTACGTAAGTCCTCTGCTCACAGACTTGGGTTCTGTATCTTTGGAGTATGTTCCTGCCGTCATGGTCTGCATGGGCATTTTTATGGTTGCCTTCAATCTTATCTCAGGCAAACTATGTGATCATTTCACTCCTGGTATTGTCGCCTCCTACTGTCAGCTATGTGCGGTCGTGTTACTTCTGATAATAGCTCTTTTAGGCCAGTATAATGCTCTTATCATTACTCTTATCTGTTTGAATGCGGGCCTTCTTTTTGCAATCTCCTCACCAGAACAGGTGGCGATTCTTCACACTGCACCGGCAGGACTGCTGGTGGCTGCATCCTGTGTTCAGGCCGCCTTTAATCTTGGCAATGCTATAGGTGCTTATGCAGGTGGTATTCCATTCACCTTTGATCTCTCCATTAGACTTGTCACTGTTATCGGTGCAGCTCTTGCCCTGATTGGTTTTGTCTCGCTTTTTGTATATGCCAGAAAGTATGAAAAGACAGCCATGAAGGAATACTTTGAAATGACCGGCATGAGCAGTAAATAG